In the genome of Labrus bergylta chromosome 7, fLabBer1.1, whole genome shotgun sequence, the window CTGAAACATTCATGTCATGGGTGTGAGTGCCCGATTTATCATCCATGACTTTTGTAGCGTGAGGAGACTAATGTGGAAAAGCAGCTAAATGGCATCTCTTAATGGATCTTTGCCTTAGACAAAGGCAGGGCACCTCATCCTCTATTCTGCAAATGAACTGATAATGCCACAGCCCATTATGCGTGTAAATAAAGTTGGtgaaaaacaaattgaatttgaattctGCCCTCTCTTTTCTGACTCTTTTAGTAAATGTAAGAGGGGCGAAAAGCTAAATCCAGCAGGATCAAACAATTTAAAGATTAACAGATTGCTTCCCCTTTTTGGTAGGCTTATCATTTTAAACGTGTCAAATTAAGAAGAACACTTTTTGAGGCTAATATGATGTGCATTTTAAAACGTTTTCTGTTCAGGAATAGACCTGACCACTAAATACTTGGTATATTGACTGTGGTAATAAAGTAAGTAACAGAAAATTGCAATCCTACACAACTGTATTGCCACCAACATGAATTCAAAGCGTTctcaaaatcaataaaaatgtttagggttctgtgtttaaaatcaaTTTTCATACGCAACATGAAATTATcctacagaagaagaagaaaaaaaacaatctgaaatgTGATACACGTGTTCTCTGCTTGTTGAAGGTTGTATCCAGTACTTGATGCATTCTAGATATCACATTGAACAATGGTTCACGCCCAGTCCAAACATGTCATCACTTTCATCTAAACATGAACCATCTCAGCCTGTGGCtaatctgggaaaaaaaaaaaaaaaaacagttcgtTTGAGCTGTTTGGGCGCAACCATTTGGGGGATGATTGATGGTGCACGccataaacacaataaatccCAAGTGTTGATAATGCGACTGAGATTATGGTATTAAGAGAAAATAAACTAATCCCCACAGATCACCTCCAATAACACGCGGACCTAATCCTGAcctctccatggtgctgaactgctaattaaaaacaataagacTCATAATAGGCTTCAATGGAGGCTCTGTATTTTGCCCTGCCCTTGGCGTGTTAATGGAAGTATTTAATAAACCCATTACGATTAACTTTTGCCGCAGGAGTGGTTATTGTGGTTGCTCTGGTTTTCCTACAAGTGGACGCCGCATTCCCGTCCGGATAAATATCGATAAGATAATCGGAAATATGGGTTTCCTGCGCACATAGCACCGCAGTTACGGGGCTGATCCCTTCACAAACACCGTTTTGTTTCCCGATCTGGGAACAatatcatcctgctgctgcaaTTTACATCGACCTTGATGTGAAGCATAGAGACTGCACCATGCTGACATCCAGCTTACGTGCTGCTGATGTTGTAGCAGACACCCAGCATTGTCCCCAGCCCTGATATCAGAGAGCCGAGAGGCCTTTGAGCATCTCTAAAACCTTGTTGTGCATATGTTCTCGGATTATTTTGTGTGGTACTTACCAACATCGGCATTGTCTGCAGCCCTCCTTGTGAAATGCTGATGTTGTGTTGATCAGATCAGATTGTTCTCCGGAATGGTGATTTTTTGAATAAAAGCCGCACAGCAGCCCAGGAACCTGTGTAGGAAATACACCCCCAATCATGTGCTcactgctcccccccccccccccccccccccccccccaacaaatAACTCAGGGAGATTTGTAATGAAAACAGTGTCAAATATATGCAGAAATAACTTGTCTATATCACAGGAGTTTGCAATCTGAACGCttattcattaaataaataaataacagtttaCCAGGGTGTCATTCAGAATGCAAAATAGATTATGCATATGGACTTTAATTGCACAAACATTACCTCTTTATGAAAATATGCATGTATACATATGGATATGATGCATGCAGGaaagtatttttcatttttataacaGTGCCTGAATAGATTAGTAGGCTTTGATTTGAGAACATCGATGGAGTTGAGATCGATTGCTCTGGTCTTGTGAACATTCTTCGCTCTGCTGGTTTGGCCTGGGAAGCGGGATTGTTGTCGTGCTGCTCCTTCTGATGCAAAATGAGCCACCCGGTTTGTTAAGCTTCTGTTTTTTGAAGCGTCATTCTCGTTTTTATTCATGTCCGTCTGTCGTTTTGTCTTacttttgcaaaaaaagaaagaaaaaagcaagTCACGCGTTTTACTTTTCTAAGTCAGCGACAGCGTTTAAAGTTATGTGATATTTTGCAGCACTGTCAACGCCGATGGATCTCCTTTTATGAGCATGCAGCAAAAGTAAAAGCCACATTTTCCTCGAAAACCATTCTGCCGCGATCATGACCGAGAGGAACCCCAAAGACACACGCAAGACGAGGCTGTCATTGTCCAAGAGTAAGAAGAAAGGCAGTGTCAAAGCTggcagtgctgctgctgctgctgctgctgccacatCTCCAATCACCTCGTTTTTCTGCAGCCATCCTCCACCTCGGCTGGCCTGCCCCCTGTGCGGCCACTTAGTACCAAGATTCAAGATCAATGAGCACATTGATTTACAATGTCAGAACTTTGAGAGAGGGGACAGCAGTGCAGCCTCAGCAGGTAATAGTGTTGTGCCAAGATCTCAGCTGTCACCCAGAAGGAACCCCCCAAAGTCCCCAGAGGTGGATCCAAGCAAGGAAGAAGTGGTGGAAGGGACCGACACCAGcccttattttaaaaagaataacTGTCAGCGGGCACCTCGGGAGCTGGGCAGTAAACGTGTGGTCAGGACGCTTGACCTCGGGAGTCTTGCCGCCAAGTTGTCAAAGAAATGTCAAAAGGTGCTTGAGAAGTCAAAGGCAGAGggcggaggagaggaggagatgtgtTCCTCTGAGGCGCTCGGCAGCTCGCAGAAAGAGAATCAGATTCAGAGTTCAGAAAACAAAGGAGACTGCGTGACCGTCATTGACCTGACAGCAACCGGCTCAGAAGCTCCTACAGCTGTGGGTGATCTATCatgtgcagagagaggacacgATCCTGATCTCAAAGAATCTAAATCGGTCAGAAAACTGGAGCTGCATTACTCTACCTCTGAACTTGCAAAGAGAAAAACCTCCACTGGCCGAGCGTCTGTCTCTAGAAAGAAAGCAAAATGTGAagggagcagcagagaggcagagaaagatCACGCCCATGAAACAGAAGATGTTATTAATACAGACTCGCCTCTGACTACTGCTGCTCGTGTGCCCCCTCTAAATTCAGACGAAAGACGTCAggaaagtgctgcactgatgaaaAGTGATTCACCAGCAGAGTCTGGTGCTGTGAACACTAATAGTGAGCAGGCTGTCGAGGTGTCTCATCCCTCACGGCTTCCTTACTACCTGCGTAACTTCTGCACCGTGCTCGAGGCTGTCCTGGAGAACGAGGACGACAGGGCACTATTTGATGAGAGTGATTTGTCAGTCGTGCATGGATTTGAGAAGCTATCAGGTACGTTCAGTTTGTGTCTGAACTGTCATTGTGAATAAATCTTAAGTCAGGCCTCATCGCTCACGTGTGCTTCTCCTCTCAAAGTCATGGGCCAGAAGCTGTACGTGAGGCTCTTTCAGAGGAAACTGAAGTGGCTTCTGGTAAATAAACTGGATTATGAAGAGATATGCAGCGATCTGGGACCTGTCACTCAGGAGCTGGTTCGAGCTGGTTTTCTACAGTCAGGTAAAATTCATCTTTTAGAGGGTTAGCCAAATCTCTTTGATTATTGACATTCTTTCTTTAAGTCACAATCCCAGATTTTGAGGATTTTGTAGAAACCAAACaataatgttttatgttttgataCCTCGGCAACCAAATGCAAGTCCTAGTTACCCAGTATTTGATAATCAggcaaacttctgcacactgtctgaattgccaaaatatgttttcaacatctctctttctttggcCCTGTGGATTTTTGGATTTGgatttggaaaatctttattgtccccaagtggcaatttggtttgcaacagaggtcCATACAGGCAATGCATCCATCAGAAAACAGCAatatgacataaatacatacatataaaacaaCTACCATGGAAATCATCATGATGGATGTgagtgagattttttttttttttttttttttttttaagtatctattttttttgtacattctttattattattattatttttttttttttaatttaaattgtactgtgttcactttttgtctgcaatctttgctctttgctgctgtaacactgtaaatttccccattgtgggataaataaagaattatcttatcttatcttaaaaaccAACAGTGCATAGTAAAGTGTATAGGCAACCATGTctacagcttatttaaaaacccaacagctgaAGGGACAAACGACCTCAGGTATCTGTTGGATTTGGCACCTTCTAACACAAGTGAACCTCCGCCCTGTCGACAGAATtctaaactctgcatgcaggGGGTGCTGAGGGTCTTCCAAGACGGCCTTTGCCTTCTGAGTGTCTCTAGCTTGAAAAATATGGCCAAGATCATTCAAGTGAAAGCCAACTATCTTTCGGCAAAGTTTAACAATATTCCCCAGCCTGTTTTTGTTCGTGATGCTGAGGTTAGCAAACCAGCTGATCATCCCAAAAGTCAAGATGGACTcaataaaagatgaataaaacacTAGCATTTTGGTTAAAATATGTCTGAtgatctgaagttttttttttaaagtatccATGTATCGAACATGTTGACAACCTAAGCGGTGACTTTATAGTTAATgggttttgttgtattttcaaGAATAAAGACAATTCATGAATTATTATTGAACTAAAAACttgctcttcttctcttaaCATTTGTTGCACAAACGCAGCTTAGATATTGAGACTGAGGAAAAGATAGGGAATAGAAAAAGTGTTATCTGAAGAGTAGTACTTAATGTATACCGGGAAAGGCTGCACAAAATCCTTCACTGCTTTGacattaaatggacttgaatttgaattttgaaaGTTTGAATTGAACTAACAAAACAAATTTTATTGTATCTCCTGGTGACCTCTTGAATCTCTGTGTTGACTGATCTCACCTCGTCACTTTTTGCTCCTAtttttataataacaataacacaaTCATTTTGCCATGTATATCTTTTTTTGTCTgaggtttttttattgtgaCGTTCTTTGTGGGTTTTTAAgtgcaatataaataaagtacTCTGCTGGCATACTCCTCTTCAACACATCATCCCCTCTGACATGTAGCTTTCTGGTTTTCTTTCCTGTGCTGCCTGTGTAAATCAAAGAGAGTGACCTACAGGACTTGGGGGAGGCTCTAGATCTCCTGCCTGCTCCTGAACTCAAATCCCTGGCTAAGACTTTTCACCTGGGAAACCCTGGGACTCAGAAACAGCAGCTAGTGGATGGACTTCTACGTCTCAGCCGGCAAAAGTCCCTCTTCTCTCTGAACCCTGCGCAGAACAGTATTAATGCTGTCATGCTGAAAAGGTGAGCTGATCTCATATTTTGTGTTCTTTCACAGTAATAGCGCTGCAGTGTTGACCTCAACCCTGTTCTTTTTACCCTGGAAGGGCGAGGAAGCTGGCTGGTtcttgtgtgcgtctgtgtcgGGGTCCTCGGGCTGTCTTCTCTCGCATCCTCctgcttttctctctgtctgacaccatggatgaagaggagatggCGGCTGGTGGGCAGAGCCAGCTCTTCACCATCCTGCTGGTTAATTCAGGACGTCTGGCTTTCCCAGAATACAAAGTGCATCGTCAAGCCAAGGTGTTTCTGGACAGAGACGATCTGATCAGGTGAGGCTCAGACACAAGACTTCCTTCAGGTTTATTGTGTTTGAACCTATGCCGGGCAGCCAGCAATGAATTCCGTGCTTCCATTCATCACACTAGATATGAAGCTTCTATGCGAGCCCTGCTTGAGATCGTCTCGGCTATGCAGGGAGGTCAGTGGGAAGAGGCCATGGAGCTTTACACTGCTGCCAAAAGTCACTGGCAGGAGCTGAGGGAGAACCATGACCTCAGGTGACATAGATCTATGAATTTGCTTCTTTGTTTAAACAGAGATAAATAGTTCCTGGATGTGATGTGATATTGACATTATTGTGTTGGCTAGGCACCAGGAGGAGCTGCCTGTGTTCCTGCGCAGCTTCACAACAGGATGGGCTTACACTCGTATCTTATCGAGAGGGGTGGAGATCCTGCAGAGGCTCCGTCGCTATGAGGTGTTTTGACCTAATGCGCTCATTCTTTCACACAAATTCAAGTAtttataaatgtgaaaaatgtatggcatgaagaaaaaaaaagatcgaCTATGTTGTGGGTCTTTTTCTTATAAAAGGAAGCAGTGGAGGAGTTGCGGTCTTTACTGATGCAGTCCGTTTACTGTCCTGATAGTCGAGGACGATGGTGGGACAGACTGGCGCTAAACCTTCACCAGCACCTGAAACAACCTGAGCAAGTGAGCTGTGGTGTTGTTCGACTTTTAAGTCCACTctgttgtctctgtgtgcgACACGGTGCTCagtaaaagctgtttttctttccatgaCAGTTGTCTGTTCTGTCACTTCTAGGCTATATGTGCGATCAGAGATGGCCTGTCGGACCCCCTGGTGCGAACTGGACATAAACTCTCTCTTCATCAGAGAGCTGTCAGGATGAAAGAGTCTGCTAGCTTTAAGAAACATCGCCTGCGACTAAAAGACCTGCCCACTATTCATGTCCAAGATGTCAAACATGTGAGCTTAGTACACTATGTCTAAATTGTgtacgggaaaaaaaaaaataggatgtttttatgaatgaaagtttgtttttgtttcctgcaggTTACTATCCGGGGACAGCTGTTTCCTCATGAGGGAGGAATGGGGAAATCTAGGTTTCTTTTACCAGCAGATGGAGAAGGGGAAGAAAGTGCTGATGCTACTGTTATATGCTCTGTGGAAGAACTGTCTTTAGCACATTACCGTCAACAAGGCTTTGATCAAGGTAGTCGAATTGTCTATACCTATAAAGAATATTTGAATGTCCTTTTATTACCttaatattgttttattattgcaAATTGAATAGGAATCCATGGAGAGGGCTCGACTTTCTCGACATTGTTTGCCCTTCTAATGTGGGACGTCATTTTTATGGATGGTATTCCTGATGTTTTCAAAAACCCATACCAGGTAAAGAAAGCTTTACTTCACCTTCAACGTGTGATATTCATAGACGATATGTGCAGTTCTACCATGTtgagctcctcctccttttcttctcacAGTCATGTCCACTGGATCTTTACACTGACTGTTTTtatgagaacagaaaagaagCGATTGATTCTCGTGTGCAGTTAATTAGTGAGGCAGCTCCTGAGACTCTGCACGACATGTTGGAGGATGCCTGGACCTCCCAGGAGGGTAAAGTGTGCTCTTTGGTCAACTGGGAGCGTTTCTCATCCCTTCAACAGGCACAGGTATTTTCTGTCCCTCTTACATATGCAATCAGTGGTGAGGGATACTTGTAACCTCATATATATAACTAGGATCTTCTTTGCATGCTTTAAAAGCTCCTAAAACGGGATAACATAACCACTTTGACACTTTTATTTGCAGTCCCTTGTTTCATGCCTGAGAGGAGCCTTCTTAGGCGGGGTAATAGCACGAATGTCAAAAGACTACAGACACTGTCGTGGAGGTTTGCCTGATCTAGTGGTGTGGAACACTACAAACAACACCTACAAGGTGAGATTTAAATCCTGCCTTTGTAATTGAATGCTTTCCTTTGGTGGTTATTTTAATAATCGCTACATGAATGACACTGCACTGTGCATCATGAGATGAATTTTCTTCTGGTTGTAGTTGGTGGAGGTGAAGGGGCCCAGTGACAGACTGTCCCAGAAGCAGCAGATCTGGCTGGATGAGCTGCAGAAACTCGGGGCTGATGTGGAAGTTTGTCATGTCGAGGCTACTGGAGCCAGAGGAGCTCGTCTGGAATAAACAGACACTGAAATAAAGGACTGATACGATTTTGCCACAGTTCATAAAAGTGCAGTCAATATGAAAACATCTGCAGATTAagactctgaaaaaaaaaatccaaaaggcTTTTTTCTTGTTCTATTCACCTGGAAAAGAGCTTGATTCTATCTCAAAAATTCAATTTTTCACACATCACAGATTGATTTCTGCATGACTTTCGGCCGTTGCAAGGGGTTTAAACCTCTGCTTTCAGCTTGAAGAGGTGCATCATGATGAAGAGTAGAACTCCTAGGATCAGAAATAGCTCGCTTACACATCATCAGAGATGATACGTATAGAAAATGGATCTAACATCCATACCAAACTGAGGGTGTTTTCCTTTGGAACACTATGTTCTCTTGATCGTAGGTTGCCAAGCAACAGAAACTCACAATCGGTTGGCTGCTTATGAATCAAATGACAACtccacaagttttttttttttttcctgcaggtaATTACTGTAGTAGTTGGCCTATAAATATGCAATACTCTACTACCATAACAAATATCAGCTCTGTGCACACCACAGAGACAGTtatcctcaccagtctgtcTAGCCGTGCTGCAtccctcttctttctgcttcctCCCCAGCACACCTCGGCGTAGAAGAGGACACTTGCCACCATAGACTATAGGTAAACATTTATGGCAATTTTTTGCAGATGTTCAAAGACCCAGCCTTCACAAGTACGGACAGCTCTGCCCTTTCCCTGCGGAGAATGTCCATATTTGCAGACCGGTCCAATGTAATGTATTGACATTGAAGAGATCATTTAATGAACTGTCTTGATATAAAAAGTTGCAAGAATATTTTTGATCCTGTATTTTGCTTGGTAGATTTCAGACtgaaaatagaatttaaaataataaaacaaaaactgtccaGGTTATTTTGCAAACAAAGGTCAAGGTGAAAAATTGGCAGTCTGCACTGAAAATCTGAGGCTCTGTGATGCAGTATATAAATCCTTTATTTGCCAGGGATGGATGTGTCTACATGTTTATACTTAGCTGAGTCTTCTTTGGGAAATAATAGACGATGAAAAAAATACAGGCGTTTAAATACAATTCGGGCATCATGTGACGTGACAGAAGTCACATAACCACAGGACAAACGCTGtgatttttgtaattttggGTGTTTGGTACAATTTctagattttgtttttgagtgaGCGTTAAATTGAGGGAAAAAACAGATTGCATTacatccatagactgtaaatataacgCCCAGTATTGGTTGTTGACGTGTATGGGGCGTGCTGTAACGTATGCAGGCCTTTACCGTGGGatgcagggagggagagagaggaggaggaggaggggagagcgaggggggggggggggggggggcgagggtTGCCCGAGCTGTGAAGCGTCTGACGTCACGACGTTGTGCGAGAGAGGAGGCGATGAGCGGAGGAAGgtgcaataaacacacacagggcgtCTGCGCCTATCTAAGTAGGACAATAAAGTGAAAACGGCATCAATGCTCTAACAATGGATTTGGCAGAAATGCTTCTTCTTAAAGTGTTTCTCTTCGCGTGTTTACTAAACGACGCCCAAGGTGAGTTTcagtgggggggaaaaaaaaccctttcaaGTTGTGTTGAATTCCTGAAAGCAAAGCGGGAGCAGCAAGAAAAGGGCTGATAGCCTTGTGAGCTAACCGAGAGAGGATCAGCAGCGGGGCCTGCTTGTTATGAAGAGGACTGCACCCTTTTTAGCCGTATTTAGTTCAAGCTTACAAATCACACAACGCGTAAAAGCTGACTGTCATTCGTGCGGTTTGTTGAACGAATCGCACACTGAGGAGTTGTTTCCATGTGTTGTCACCGGTTGTGTTGTCAGCGTTGGCTCGGTTTTGTTGTTATCGTGTGAACAGCGCCGACAGCCATTGTTATGAGAGGACGGGGATACCGACTGGGTTAACGGACCCTTAGCTGAatgctaactgaagctaacgTAAACgggttttttgggggttttttttctatcaaCAGCAACtaagtttaaatttaaattgtaaCCAACCACATTTTCTGCATTTGCAATTTAAATGACACAAGTTTCcagaaattattattattattttttggtttCTCTGATAgtcacagtgtgtgtctgctgtccTCCTTATATATTCTAgtttatcttaaaaaaatatgttaaataatatctgttttattattaaggGATCTAAAATCCCCCTCATTTAAACTCTGTAATGAATTGGGATATGCACCAGGTATCAAACACCTGCTATATTGTGCTACTGGGCTTCATACCCAAATACATTTGAggtttctgactttaaactctcAGGTAGATTTAAGGTTCATAATTAAATTTGacattcttcatgtttttttttaaccacaagaTTGATCTCTTGTCAAACTGTCAACATAAAACAGGCCAATTGACTTGTTCAAATTAACATGTAATGTTGCTTTTTGGTGTTTATTTCTTGCtttctgttgttattgtgtgggattttttaatatttcttgTCAGTATTGAATGGTCACAGACACGGAGGAATTATTTATTTGCTCAATGTTCAGTATTTGCTGTAAGACATTTAGAAATTGCAGTCATTGCCTTCTTTTTTCATAGTCACCTCactgaaatatttaatgttaGCATTTCAATATTTCATAATTCACATGAACGGGAAATAACTGAAGCCTGGGCTACTTCACCATCTATGTTACATACTTAGACTGAGTCTTGTAGTTTATGGCTCACTAGTCAGGCGTAATTATGTGTCAGACAGAACTAATTACTGTATTTACTCAAAGCACTCTCTTTTGGTTGACATGCTATGTGGGTACatgtgtgatttcttttttcagatTAGCCTGTATGCACAGTATACTatgcaaaacatcaaaaacaaatccACTTACTGGAGGGCCGTAATTGTCTTAACAAAAATAAGTGTTTTCAAGCAATGCTTTTTGAGTGTGAAGAAGTTGGCGAAATGGGTGGAGGTGCttcaggattattttttccCAGAGCCCTCCACCCACTCTTCTGGTGGATAAATAATAACGCTGGGACGTTGGGGGCTGTGCTTGAGCTCCAGAACCGGCCTTCATTTGATTCAAATGGATTTAGCTGaattttaaaacacagactACTGGTATGCTGTCAGTTTGTAGTAACCCTGCCTTTTAGACATCTGCCCTGATCATCaattttttgtgtgtctgcctgaatttagatttttttttttgatgtacCATGTCCAAGTTTTTGACTCTGAAAACTTTGCTGAAACACTGTATTGTCACCCAAAAGAGGCAGGATAAATTATCTAAAGCTTCGGGTTGACTGCCACACTAAAACTAATGAAGATGACAAAAAGTGTCTTTCACAAGC includes:
- the fan1 gene encoding fanconi-associated nuclease 1 yields the protein MTERNPKDTRKTRLSLSKSKKKGSVKAGSAAAAAAAATSPITSFFCSHPPPRLACPLCGHLVPRFKINEHIDLQCQNFERGDSSAASAGNSVVPRSQLSPRRNPPKSPEVDPSKEEVVEGTDTSPYFKKNNCQRAPRELGSKRVVRTLDLGSLAAKLSKKCQKVLEKSKAEGGGEEEMCSSEALGSSQKENQIQSSENKGDCVTVIDLTATGSEAPTAVGDLSCAERGHDPDLKESKSVRKLELHYSTSELAKRKTSTGRASVSRKKAKCEGSSREAEKDHAHETEDVINTDSPLTTAARVPPLNSDERRQESAALMKSDSPAESGAVNTNSEQAVEVSHPSRLPYYLRNFCTVLEAVLENEDDRALFDESDLSVVHGFEKLSVMGQKLYVRLFQRKLKWLLVNKLDYEEICSDLGPVTQELVRAGFLQSESDLQDLGEALDLLPAPELKSLAKTFHLGNPGTQKQQLVDGLLRLSRQKSLFSLNPAQNSINAVMLKRARKLAGSCVRLCRGPRAVFSRILLLFSLSDTMDEEEMAAGGQSQLFTILLVNSGRLAFPEYKVHRQAKVFLDRDDLIRYEASMRALLEIVSAMQGGQWEEAMELYTAAKSHWQELRENHDLRHQEELPVFLRSFTTGWAYTRILSRGVEILQRLRRYEEAVEELRSLLMQSVYCPDSRGRWWDRLALNLHQHLKQPEQAICAIRDGLSDPLVRTGHKLSLHQRAVRMKESASFKKHRLRLKDLPTIHVQDVKHVTIRGQLFPHEGGMGKSRFLLPADGEGEESADATVICSVEELSLAHYRQQGFDQGIHGEGSTFSTLFALLMWDVIFMDGIPDVFKNPYQSCPLDLYTDCFYENRKEAIDSRVQLISEAAPETLHDMLEDAWTSQEGKVCSLVNWERFSSLQQAQSLVSCLRGAFLGGVIARMSKDYRHCRGGLPDLVVWNTTNNTYKLVEVKGPSDRLSQKQQIWLDELQKLGADVEVCHVEATGARGARLE